One window of the Trifolium pratense cultivar HEN17-A07 linkage group LG2, ARS_RC_1.1, whole genome shotgun sequence genome contains the following:
- the LOC123905440 gene encoding uncharacterized protein LOC123905440: MPYPAAHYNGFGNGFGASSSRFNPYLPRYPSPMRPSSSQATNAVLLHGTVGSDGLYKYKFPSLNIQPAQSVPDLFSNNKPTVCTIHNSTSTSNSMHPLPSCSTYLWHLRLGHPNEHILKLVLKNCNLSFSNTNKDALNF; this comes from the exons ATGCCCTATCCTGCAGCACACTACAATGGCTTTGGCAATGGCTTTGGAGCCTCTTCATCTCGTTTCAATCCATACTTGCCTCGTTATCCCTCTCCAATGCGTCCTTCATCCTCTCAG GCCACTAATGCTGTCCTTCTACATGGCACTGTGGGATCTGATGGCTTATACAAATACAAGTTTCCAAGCCTCAATATTCAACCTGCTCAATCTGTTccagatttattttcaaataataaacCAACTGTTTGTACTATTCATAATTCTACCAGTACTAGTAATAGCATGCATCCTTTGCCTTCCTGTTCTACTTACCTATGGCATCTAAGGCTAGGCCATCCAAATGAACACATTTTGAAACttgttttgaaaaattgtaATCTTTCCTTCAGTAATACAAATAAAGATGCTTTGAATTTTTAA
- the LOC123909723 gene encoding uncharacterized protein LOC123909723 translates to MAEMLKKNYAMTLFLFLFFVATKVIGDDFIICKFDADCPKSSNEFLLIKCIDHICRYVGNLPDSMYQTQESTKIPYERE, encoded by the exons atggctgaaatgctgaaaaaaaattatgctatgactctgtttcttttcttattttttgtcGCAACGAAAGTTATTGGTGATG attttattatatgtaaATTTGATGCTGATTGTCCAAAATCTTCCAACGAGTTTTTACTTATTAAGTGCATTGATCATATATGTCGATATGTTGGTAATCTTCCCGATTCTATGTACCAGACACAAGAGAGTACAAAAATTCCCTACGAAAGAGAATGA
- the LOC123908176 gene encoding metacaspase-1-like isoform X2, translating into MATRRARCSKCGRAILVPIELEEYGYATSITMICSGCNSRGFSQQPNYPFVNNNVPPPPAYGRRQSWPQTLMAPQHSMAPPSPYGNKRAVLFGISYSNHANSLKGSLNDVHNMKYFLTQNMGFPADSIRMLTDEPGERNPMRIPTKYNMRMAMRWLVEGCQPGDSLVLHFSGHGSREVDHSMDEVDGYDEAICPVDYESEGKILDDEINATIVRPLPHGAKLHAVIDTCFSGTVLDLPFMCRINRKGYYGWEDHRHPRAGYKGTRGGLAVCISACDDDGSAADTSEPQLSSSEKFDIYSKYIAM; encoded by the exons ATGGCAACCAGAAGAGCAAGATGCAGCAAGTGTGGCAGGGCAATACTAGTGCCAATAGAACTAGAAGAGTATGGCTATGCCACTTCCATAACTATGATATGTTCTGGTTGCAACTCTCGAGGTTTCTCCCAGCAACCCAATTACCCTTTTGTCAACAACAACGTACCTCCTCCTCCCGCCTATGGGAGACGTCAGTCTTGGCCACAAACACTGATGGCCCCGCAACATTCAATGGCACCTCCTTCTCCATATGGTAACAAGAGGGCTGTCTTATTTGGTATTAGTTATAGTAATCATGCTAACAGTCTTAAAGGTTCTCTCAATGATGTTCACAACATGAAATACTTTCTCACTCAAAACATGGGTTTCCCTGCTGATTCCATTCGCATGCTCACAG ATGAACCAGGGGAGAGAAATCCGATGAGAATCCCAACAAAATATAACATGCGAATGGCAATGAGGTGGTTGGTTGAAGGCTGTCAACCAGGGGATTCATTGGTGCTTCACTTCTCAGGACATGGATCAAGGGAAGTGGACCATAGCATGGATGAGGTTGATGGGTATGATGAAGCTATATGCCCTGTTGATTATGAGAGTGAGGGGAAGATACTCGACGATGAAATCAACGCTACAATTGTTAGGCCTCTACCTCATGGTGCCAAACTTCATGCTGTCATCGATACATGCTTTAGTGGGACAGTTCTCGATTTACCATTTATGTGCAGGATTAACAG AAAAGGTTATTATGGATGGGAAGATCACAGACACCCCAGAGCTGGCTACAAAGGCACGAGAGGTGGGCTAGCAGTTTGCATTTCAgcttgtgatgatgatggaagtGCAGCAGATACATCG GAGCCACAACTGTCGAGTTCtgagaaatttgatatttattcAAAGTATATTGCAATGTGA
- the LOC123908175 gene encoding uncharacterized protein LOC123908175 yields MGKQKNAENTYGGATTALPIPPLLRTLISSLFNTSDKNSFLSFSLNYKLFQTLRFIILSSYLFLLRFIPSFFFSEKYEESVKFNLKTHNKFTHDTRNDTAIGRALSQLLSALNDIPVSSRKYEVVRSLTEKIIDDNHLDGVHSLREVNRVALSSAFGRALKLLEGKVAEREGEVEGEGDGGGEYYRMMRRRIWKVVRAVGWRVRGGEGGLGGIPAEKLAAELVWMVKKMVECGCADEAIRRWAAASNLGFLALSADPRLQSSLVKLAAFLFKEAKDLGIDEIEESKIKQCMQVKLKMLQTWLPLLCRASNGTDAPSLSINERAGLERVLEDIIEELEQEKQEQVLSLWLHHFTHCSSSDWPNLHSCYARWCCKSRKQLLLLNEN; encoded by the exons ATGGGGAAGCAAAAGAACGCGGAAAATACGTACGGCGGCGCCACCACTGCGCTTCCAATTCCGCCGCTCCTCCGAACCCTAATTTCATCCCTTTTCAACACCTCCGACAAAAACTCATTCCTTTCATTCTCTCTCAACTACAAACTATTCCAAACTCTCCGTTTCATAATCCTCAGTTCTTACCTTTTTCTCCTTCGTTTCATTCCTTCTTTTTTCTTCAGTGAAAAATACGAAGAATCCGTCAAATTCAACCTCAAAACGCATAATAAATTCACACACGATACACGAAACGACACCGCAATTGGACGCGCACTTTCTCAGCTTCTTTCCGCGTTAAACGATATTCCAGTTAGTTCAAGAAAGTATGAAGTTGTTCGATCGTTAACGGAGAAGATTATCGATGATAATCATCTCGACGGTGTTCATTCGTTGCGTGAGGTTAATCGTGTTGCGCTCTCATCGGCGTTTGGGAGAGCGTTGAAACTGTTGGAAGGGAAGGTGGCGGAAAGAGAAGGGGAAGTTGAAGGTGAAGGAGATGGTGGGGGGGAGTATTATAGGATGATGAGGCGGAGGATATGGAAGGTGGTTAGGGCGGTGGGATGGAGGGTTAGAGGAGGAGAGGGAGGTTTGGGTGGTATTCCGGCGGAGAAATTGGCGGCGGAATTGGTTTGGATGGTTAAGAAGATGGTGGAGTGTGGTTGCGCCGATGAAGCTATTCGTCGATGGGCGGCAGCGTCCAATTTGGGCTTCCTGGCTCTTTCTGCTGACCCTCGTTTGCAGTCTTCCTTAGTCAAACTTGCAG CATTCCTGTTCAAAGAAGCCAAAGACTTGGGCATAGATGAAATTGAGGAAAGCAAGATAAAGCAATGCATGCAGGTAAAGTTAAAGATGTTACAGACATGGCTGCCATTGTTGTGCAGGGCCAGTAATGGCACAGATGCCCCATCATTGAGTATTAATGAGAGGGCTGGGTTAGAGAGGGTGTTAGAAGACATTATAGAGGAATTGGAACAAGAGAAGCAGGAACAAGTTCTTTCTCTTTGGCTCCACCATTTTACACATTGCTCATCCTCTGACTGGCCAAACCTCCATTCATGTTATGCTCGCTGGTGCTGTAAATCTCGCAAGCAGTTGCTACTTTTGAATGAAAATTGA
- the LOC123908176 gene encoding metacaspase-3-like isoform X1 — translation MATRRARCSKCGRAILVPIELEEYGYATSITMICSGCNSRGFSQQPNYPFVNNNVPPPPAYGRRQSWPQTLMAPQHSMAPPSPYGNKRAVLFGISYSNHANSLKGSLNDVHNMKYFLTQNMGFPADSIRMLTDEPGERNPMRIPTKYNMRMAMRWLVEGCQPGDSLVLHFSGHGSREVDHSMDEVDGYDEAICPVDYESEGKILDDEINATIVRPLPHGAKLHAVIDTCFSGTVLDLPFMCRINRKGYYGWEDHRHPRAGYKGTRGGLAVCISACDDDGSAADTSAFSGMESAGALTYSFIQAMKVGRNLTYGQLLNGMRFTIHGVREKFGPDYQEHVIENRQQYAHEPQLSSSEKFDIYSKYIAM, via the exons ATGGCAACCAGAAGAGCAAGATGCAGCAAGTGTGGCAGGGCAATACTAGTGCCAATAGAACTAGAAGAGTATGGCTATGCCACTTCCATAACTATGATATGTTCTGGTTGCAACTCTCGAGGTTTCTCCCAGCAACCCAATTACCCTTTTGTCAACAACAACGTACCTCCTCCTCCCGCCTATGGGAGACGTCAGTCTTGGCCACAAACACTGATGGCCCCGCAACATTCAATGGCACCTCCTTCTCCATATGGTAACAAGAGGGCTGTCTTATTTGGTATTAGTTATAGTAATCATGCTAACAGTCTTAAAGGTTCTCTCAATGATGTTCACAACATGAAATACTTTCTCACTCAAAACATGGGTTTCCCTGCTGATTCCATTCGCATGCTCACAG ATGAACCAGGGGAGAGAAATCCGATGAGAATCCCAACAAAATATAACATGCGAATGGCAATGAGGTGGTTGGTTGAAGGCTGTCAACCAGGGGATTCATTGGTGCTTCACTTCTCAGGACATGGATCAAGGGAAGTGGACCATAGCATGGATGAGGTTGATGGGTATGATGAAGCTATATGCCCTGTTGATTATGAGAGTGAGGGGAAGATACTCGACGATGAAATCAACGCTACAATTGTTAGGCCTCTACCTCATGGTGCCAAACTTCATGCTGTCATCGATACATGCTTTAGTGGGACAGTTCTCGATTTACCATTTATGTGCAGGATTAACAG AAAAGGTTATTATGGATGGGAAGATCACAGACACCCCAGAGCTGGCTACAAAGGCACGAGAGGTGGGCTAGCAGTTTGCATTTCAgcttgtgatgatgatggaagtGCAGCAGATACATCG GCCTTTAGTGGTATGGAAAGTGCTGGTGCCTTGACTTACAGTTTCATCCAAGCCATGAAAGTTGGACGTAACCTAACTTATGGTCAATTGCTAAATGGCATGCGTTTTACCATCCACGGGGTTAGAGAAAAGTTTGGTCCGGATTATCAAGAGCATGTCATTGAGAATCGGCAGCAGTATGCTCAT GAGCCACAACTGTCGAGTTCtgagaaatttgatatttattcAAAGTATATTGCAATGTGA
- the LOC123904535 gene encoding uncharacterized protein LOC123904535, which translates to MDFSAAGVVIETIYIVIYIVYAPAPVRQPYDMLIISINAAGAVIETIYIVIYIIYAPAPARRFTIILLIAMIVGLFAPIFLAIQFFVAKKNHVTVLGWICTSVSIAVFAAPLSAVIHVVRTRRVEIFFLTHLFIYLFINSLITALLSFSCSSQFILPIQKDPLTKLFYTSLSIGTPQHNFNLVIDLGGPILWYDCNKTYNSSTYTPLSCDSKLCPNDAGCTSCDGPLKPGCTNNTCGANIINTLANSIFSGDTGNDVMFISHSKISGLFSGCTNLDAFSDNEPLKGLPKTSKGRHFSFILWGTSTGIFNHSQILDLQRVHARTHARTRTHTFLYVINDTNLELKGTLERAKLSGDQQYNSVTVERER; encoded by the exons ATGGATTTCAGCGCCGCCGGAGTCGTTATAGAAACTATCTACATAGTCATATACATCGTATATGCCCCTGCACCTGTTCGG CAGCCATATGACATGCTGATTATATCCATAAATGCCGCTGGAGCCGTTATAGAGACTATTTACATAGTcatctatattatatatgccCCCGCACCTGCTCGG cGATTCACGATCATATTGCTCATCGCAATGATCGTTGGATTATTTGCACCGATCTTCTTAGCTATACAATTTTTTGTAGCTAAGAAGAATCATGTCACCGTACTCGGATGGATCTGTACATCCGTTTCGATTGCTGTTTTCGCGGCACCTCTTAGCGCCGTG ATACATGTAGTTCGTACGAGGAGAGTGGA aatattttttttgacacatttatttatttatttatttattaattcttTAATCACAGCCCTTCTCTCATTTTCCTGCTCATCACAATTCATCTTGCCAATTCAAAAAGATCCATTAACCAAACTTTTCTACACTTCACTTAGCATAGGAACACCTCAACACAATTTCAATCTAGTCATTGATCTTGGAGGACCAATCTTATGGTATGATTGCAACAAAACCTACAACTCATCAACCTACACTCCCCTCTCTTGTGACTCCAAACTCTGTCCTAATGATGCTGGATGCACTAGCTGTGATGGCCCTTTGAAACCAGGTTGCACAAACAATACATGTGGTGCTAACATAATCAATACATTAGCAAATTCTATATTTTCAGGTGACACTGGCAATGATGTTATGTTCATATCACATTCAAAAATCTCAGGCCTATTTTCTGGATGCACTAATTTAGATGCATTTTCTGATAATGAACCTCTTAAAGGCTTACCAAAAACTAGTAAAGGTAGACACTTTTCCTTTATACTCTGGGGAACTAGCACCGGGATCTTCAATCACAGCCAAATTCTAGATTTGCAGCGAGTgcatgcacgcacgcacgcacgcacgcgcaCGCACAC TTTCCTTTATGTTATCAATGACACGAACCTAGAACTGAAAGGAACGTTGGAAAGGGCGAAACTGAGCGGAGATCAACAGTATAACAGCGTAACagtagagagagagaggtaa
- the LOC123908716 gene encoding uncharacterized hydrolase YugF-like: protein MLSKFSKCFSFAASRDWLYRHSFMVAGLRSVVTDLGDGTTMHCWIPKLHNPCKPSLVLVHGFGANAMWQYGEYLRHFITHFNLYVPDLLFFGGSFTSRPERTESFQALCLMKLMEAHGVNRLSLVGISYGGFVGYSLAAQFPEVIEKLVLCCAGVCLEEIDMKNGLFKVSSLEEASSILLPQTPDKLRELMRLSFVRPARVVPSWFLEDFIHVMCTDHIEQKRELLEAILKDRQLSSLPKINKPTLIMWGEQDQVFPMELGYRLKRHIGENTQMVIIKNAGHALNIEKPKEFARHLKSFLINGDSRPSSPPSLKEQIQKTFSFDFIRYWSGWGALAWGVALLLLERIFETKLFVMLLIIFLLNFSLCFLFLNST from the exons atgttgtcaaaattttcaaaatgtttcAGTTTTGCCGCTTCAAGAGACTGGTTATACCGCCACTCATTCATGGTCGCCGGTCTCCGGTCGGTGGTGACGGATCTCGGCGATGGAACCACCATGCATTGTTGGATACCAAAATTACATAACCCATGTAAACCATCACTTGTTCTTGTTCATGGTTTTGGCGCCAATGCAATGTGGCAATATGGTGAATATCTTCGTCATTTCATTACACACTTCAATTTGTATGTTCCTGATCTTCTTTTCTTTGGTGGATCTTTTACTTCAAGGCCAGAGAGGACTGAATCTTTTCAAGCTTTGTGTTTGATGAAGCTTATGGAAGCTCATGGTGTTAATAGATTGAGCTTGGTTGGGATAAGCTATGGTGGATTTGTGGGGTATAGTTTGGCTGCTCAGTTTCCTGAGGTGATTGAGAAGTTGGTTTTGTGTTGTGCTGGTGTTTGTTTGGAGGAAATTGATATGAAAAATGGGTTGTTTAAGGTTTCTAGTTTGGAGGAAGCTTCTAGTATTTTGTTACCTCAAACTCCTGATAAGCTTAGGGAATTGATGAGGTTGTCTTTTGTTAGGCCTGCTAGGGTTGTTCCTTCTTGGTTCCTTGAAGATTTCATTCAT GTAATGTGCACAGATCACATTGAGCAGAAGAGAGAGTTGCTTGAGGCAATACTTAAAGATAGACAACTTTCCAGCCTTCCAAAAATCAATAAG CCTACTCTAATCATGTGGGGAGAGCAAGATCAGGTATTCCCTATGGAATTAGGCTACAGATTAAAAAG GCATATAGGTGAAAATACTCAAATGGTGATTATCAAGAATGCAGGACATGCATTGAACATTGAAAAGCCTAAAGAGTTTGCTAGGCACTTGAAATCATTCCTCATCAATGGAGATTCGCGCCCTTCCTCGCCACCTTCTTTGAAAGAGCAAATCCAGAAGACATTTTCGTTTGATTTCA TTAGGTATTGGTCAGGCTGGGGTGCTTTGGCATGGGGTGTTGCTCTATTATTATTGGAGCGAATATTCGAAACCAAATTGTTTGTAATGCTTCTTATCATCTTTCTTCTAAATTTCTCTCTATGTTTCCTCTTTCTAAATAGTACTTAG